From a single Candidatus Bathyarchaeota archaeon genomic region:
- a CDS encoding PQQ-binding-like beta-propeller repeat protein, with translation MKIVKFDKIAIALAIALVLSIISSMLVIPIRAQSYTGWKASYAYIGATPNPCSVGEEVLLHIGITEALQITEDKWRGLTVTIIKPDNTTQTLGPFDTDSTGGTGTVYVPTQEGTYKLQTHFPEQWYNYTTYDFFLGFQDVKCLYKADDSPILELVVGTEEKQYWPGVPMPSEYWTRPIDSQIREWNVISGSWLSPGSYGGQFVDGQDDAPDTAHVLWQKPLQIGGLAGGVGISEQAAVFPGDAYEGKFTNTLVIMGVLIYQQFDTVGGNAVDNSIIAVDIHTGKTLWQKDLKNPAGERVVPQYGQIMYWKSFNTQGVYPYLFCATSSGFFGFGASTTLEAFDPFTGRWLFTYTNMPSGTRLYGPNGEILIYTLNYQAGYMTIWNSTAVIDAYWGTTQNSPMFGSWQPQGKTINATGPCPVTSATPYGYNGYTKNITIPKGLLGSAQFIYPDDVIVGYQRLETTGMFTVVTLNDAPFVLWAIDAKTGALKFNKTIAAPPGNVTLSVAAGSAEDRVICLWSKELAQFWAYDIDTGNLKWGPTAPQNYLDVFAMYPRIYNGILYSNGMSGIMYAYDAQTGKLLWNYTYKDPWSETLWSDYWSSLRPRIVADGKIYLGQSEHSVNQPQPRGAPFVCINATTGEVIWSIAGMFRQTDWGGSAVMGDSIIATMDTYNQMIYAIGKGPTATTVTAPDSGIEFGRSVTIKGTVLDISPGTQDESIKLRFPNGVAAVSDESISDWMLYTYKQFARPTNTTGVPVTISVVDSNGNYRTIGTTTTSSDGFYSLNWTPDIPGEFHVYASFPGSAAYYGSHAETAFAVDDIPQPTATVTPVQTNPPYELYIVAMGIAVIIAVATLLITRKRP, from the coding sequence ATGAAAATTGTTAAATTTGATAAGATAGCGATAGCTCTAGCAATCGCTCTAGTGCTGTCAATCATTTCATCAATGCTAGTCATACCTATTCGCGCACAAAGTTACACAGGCTGGAAAGCATCCTACGCATACATCGGAGCCACACCAAACCCATGTTCAGTCGGCGAAGAAGTTCTCCTACACATCGGGATAACTGAAGCACTACAAATAACCGAGGACAAATGGCGCGGCTTAACCGTCACCATCATAAAACCAGATAACACGACCCAAACGCTTGGCCCATTCGACACCGACTCTACAGGCGGCACAGGCACAGTTTATGTACCCACTCAAGAAGGCACCTATAAACTGCAAACCCATTTCCCCGAACAATGGTACAACTACACCACATATGATTTCTTCTTAGGTTTTCAAGACGTCAAATGCCTATACAAAGCTGATGACAGCCCAATACTCGAACTAGTAGTCGGTACTGAAGAAAAGCAGTATTGGCCAGGCGTGCCTATGCCTAGTGAATACTGGACCAGACCAATCGACAGCCAAATAAGAGAATGGAACGTAATTTCAGGCAGTTGGTTGTCTCCTGGTAGCTACGGCGGTCAATTTGTAGACGGACAAGACGACGCACCAGACACGGCACACGTTCTATGGCAAAAACCCTTACAAATCGGCGGTTTAGCAGGTGGTGTAGGCATTTCTGAACAAGCTGCTGTATTTCCAGGCGACGCATATGAAGGTAAATTCACGAATACGCTAGTCATCATGGGTGTATTAATCTACCAACAGTTCGACACAGTGGGCGGCAACGCAGTTGACAACTCCATAATTGCAGTCGATATCCACACTGGAAAAACCTTGTGGCAAAAAGACCTCAAGAACCCAGCAGGCGAACGTGTAGTACCACAATACGGCCAAATAATGTACTGGAAAAGCTTCAACACTCAAGGAGTCTATCCGTACCTTTTCTGCGCCACAAGTAGCGGATTCTTTGGGTTTGGAGCCTCAACCACACTAGAGGCTTTTGACCCCTTCACTGGACGCTGGCTATTCACATACACAAACATGCCCAGCGGGACCAGACTATACGGACCAAACGGCGAAATTTTGATCTACACTCTAAACTACCAAGCTGGCTATATGACTATTTGGAATTCAACTGCCGTCATAGACGCTTACTGGGGTACAACTCAGAACAGTCCAATGTTTGGTTCATGGCAGCCCCAAGGAAAGACCATCAACGCCACCGGACCATGTCCAGTCACATCAGCTACACCATATGGATATAATGGCTACACCAAGAACATTACTATACCTAAAGGCTTGCTCGGAAGCGCCCAATTCATATACCCTGATGATGTAATCGTCGGCTACCAAAGGCTCGAAACCACAGGTATGTTCACTGTAGTTACTCTTAACGATGCGCCATTCGTGTTATGGGCAATCGATGCAAAAACAGGTGCGTTGAAATTCAACAAGACCATTGCGGCACCTCCCGGAAATGTAACTCTTTCAGTTGCGGCAGGAAGTGCAGAAGATCGAGTTATATGTCTATGGAGCAAAGAGTTGGCGCAATTCTGGGCTTACGACATAGATACAGGTAACCTGAAATGGGGACCAACGGCGCCACAGAACTATCTTGACGTCTTCGCCATGTATCCACGCATCTACAACGGCATACTCTACTCTAACGGTATGAGCGGCATAATGTATGCATACGACGCGCAGACAGGCAAATTGCTTTGGAATTACACCTACAAGGATCCATGGTCAGAAACCTTATGGTCTGATTACTGGTCTTCGCTACGTCCACGTATCGTTGCAGATGGAAAAATCTACCTTGGTCAAAGTGAACACTCAGTCAACCAACCACAACCCCGCGGTGCACCTTTTGTCTGCATCAACGCAACGACAGGAGAGGTCATATGGTCGATTGCTGGAATGTTCCGCCAGACTGACTGGGGCGGAAGCGCAGTCATGGGTGACAGCATAATCGCAACTATGGATACGTATAACCAGATGATCTACGCGATAGGCAAAGGTCCCACAGCAACAACCGTTACAGCTCCAGACAGCGGCATAGAATTTGGTAGATCAGTAACCATCAAAGGCACTGTCCTTGACATATCGCCAGGTACCCAAGACGAATCGATAAAACTGCGTTTTCCAAACGGCGTAGCCGCAGTCTCAGATGAATCAATCTCTGATTGGATGCTTTATACCTACAAACAGTTTGCGCGACCTACAAACACAACAGGTGTACCAGTAACTATAAGCGTAGTCGACTCAAACGGCAACTACCGAACAATCGGCACAACCACCACCAGTTCAGACGGATTCTATAGTCTCAACTGGACTCCTGACATTCCCGGTGAATTCCATGTCTACGCAAGCTTTCCAGGTTCAGCAGCTTACTACGGGTCACATGCTGAAACGGCATTCGCAGTTGACGATATACCACAACCAACCGCAACAGTAACTCCGGTCCAAACTAATCCACCCTACGAATTGTACATCGTAGCTATGGGAATAGCTGTTATAATTGCAGTTGCTACACTACTGATCACTCGAAAACGACCATAA
- a CDS encoding 4Fe-4S dicluster domain-containing protein yields MTEAPASTSPLQGKEQPIKASEIDPTFKYELQKMHGSEKILKCFQCGTCTSDCPVARFSDSYRPRTLIHMAQLGLKDRVLNSDTLWLCAACFTCTDRCPQDVEVASVIRVFRNLATEKGCIPQVFKDQAQSLIETGYAYKIPDLRIKKRESQGLPPLPKGNPDTVKKTLKGVTFFDRVQKPQGERASDQQ; encoded by the coding sequence ATGACTGAGGCGCCAGCGTCAACTTCCCCCCTGCAGGGCAAGGAGCAGCCCATAAAAGCTTCTGAAATAGACCCAACATTCAAGTATGAACTCCAAAAAATGCATGGAAGCGAAAAAATCCTCAAATGCTTCCAATGCGGCACCTGCACCTCCGACTGCCCCGTTGCCCGCTTCAGCGACTCCTACCGCCCACGCACACTCATACACATGGCGCAGTTGGGCTTAAAAGACCGCGTGTTAAACAGCGACACTCTGTGGCTTTGTGCGGCGTGTTTTACCTGCACAGATCGCTGTCCCCAAGACGTTGAAGTCGCCAGTGTCATCCGAGTTTTCCGAAACCTCGCAACTGAGAAAGGCTGCATTCCACAGGTTTTCAAAGATCAAGCCCAGAGCCTAATCGAAACTGGTTATGCTTACAAAATCCCAGATTTGCGGATCAAAAAGCGGGAGAGTCAAGGGCTTCCGCCTCTGCCCAAAGGCAACCCCGACACAGTCAAGAAAACCCTCAAAGGCGTAACGTTCTTCGACCGCGTCCAAAAACCTCAAGGAGAAAGAGCAAGTGACCAACAGTAA
- a CDS encoding cysteine hydrolase yields the protein MIKNPAVILIDVQNDFFTGPLKTKRVPAIIQPLQRLLVAAHKNGVPVIYCIDAHYPQDVEVTRKWGNHAIKGTPGAEVIPELAPDMKLDYIVEKRTYSGFFETGLDSLLRSLYHGEGARTVIFGGLHTNMCVRHTSADAFFRGYHIIIAEDGVEAFSEKDHHEGLKYLEHVYNAKVMSVNSIIQEVVK from the coding sequence TTGATTAAAAACCCAGCAGTCATCCTAATCGACGTTCAAAACGACTTCTTCACAGGACCACTGAAAACCAAACGTGTTCCCGCAATCATCCAACCCCTACAGAGACTGCTTGTAGCAGCTCACAAAAATGGCGTGCCCGTAATCTACTGCATCGACGCCCACTACCCCCAAGACGTCGAGGTAACTCGTAAATGGGGCAACCACGCCATAAAAGGCACCCCCGGCGCAGAAGTCATCCCCGAATTGGCACCCGACATGAAACTTGATTATATTGTTGAGAAGCGTACTTACAGTGGCTTCTTTGAGACGGGGTTGGATTCACTTCTAAGGAGCCTCTACCACGGCGAGGGTGCCAGAACCGTCATCTTCGGCGGGTTACATACTAACATGTGCGTTAGGCATACTTCGGCGGATGCGTTCTTCCGAGGGTACCACATTATCATCGCGGAGGACGGTGTGGAAGCTTTTAGCGAGAAAGACCATCATGAGGGCCTGAAATATTTGGAGCACGTTTACAACGCTAAAGTCATGTCTGTTAATAGTATTATTCAAGAGGTAGTCAAGTAA
- a CDS encoding nitrous oxide-stimulated promoter family protein, which produces MQVQPPNPEHKRMKREKKTIGYMVEIYCKGHHGTHGELCPECTEFKTYAFMRLDKCPFQEKKSTCGKCVVHCYRPDMKEKVRKVMRYSGPRMLLHHPGLALHHAWDAHRKPPTLAKKTN; this is translated from the coding sequence ATGCAGGTGCAACCTCCAAACCCCGAACACAAACGAATGAAACGTGAAAAGAAAACCATCGGCTACATGGTCGAAATCTACTGCAAAGGTCACCACGGCACACACGGCGAACTATGCCCAGAATGCACCGAATTCAAAACCTACGCCTTTATGCGCCTCGACAAATGCCCCTTCCAAGAGAAAAAAAGCACCTGCGGCAAATGCGTCGTTCACTGCTACCGCCCCGACATGAAAGAAAAAGTCCGAAAAGTCATGCGTTACTCTGGTCCAAGAATGCTTCTGCATCATCCGGGCTTGGCGCTGCATCATGCGTGGGATGCCCACAGAAAACCCCCGACGCTTGCAAAGAAAACAAACTAG
- a CDS encoding hydrogenase maturation protease has protein sequence MADKTELELQAWFKDAKKVVVAGIGNPNRSDDYVGLKIVGELQGKVRGDVCLLECETVPESFLLEIDECNPTHVLIIDAAVLGHKAGDTCLVNLDDVPAFSAVTSHVLPLRLFCEYIQKSTNAKIKLLLIEPKSMDFAEGLSPEVQVASEKLKKTLLELLG, from the coding sequence GTGGCTGATAAAACTGAACTGGAACTTCAAGCATGGTTTAAGGATGCAAAAAAGGTCGTGGTAGCAGGCATCGGTAACCCTAACCGCTCAGACGACTACGTGGGGTTAAAAATTGTTGGAGAATTGCAGGGAAAGGTTCGCGGGGATGTTTGTCTTTTGGAGTGTGAAACTGTTCCTGAGAGTTTTCTTTTAGAAATCGATGAATGTAACCCCACGCATGTGCTCATAATCGACGCTGCTGTGTTGGGGCACAAAGCTGGAGACACTTGTCTAGTTAATTTGGATGATGTGCCAGCGTTCTCCGCTGTTACCTCGCACGTTTTACCCTTGAGGCTTTTCTGCGAATACATTCAAAAATCAACAAATGCAAAAATCAAGCTACTACTGATTGAGCCCAAGAGTATGGATTTTGCAGAGGGATTAAGCCCAGAAGTTCAGGTAGCCTCCGAAAAACTGAAAAAAACCCTTCTTGAGTTGCTGGGTTAG
- a CDS encoding oxidoreductase codes for MSKPKLKIAFYWAASCGGCEIAVLDINEKILDVVQLADIVFWPVAMDIKYKDVEALPDKYIDITFFNGSIRNSEQEHMAKLLRQKSKTLVAFGSCAHEGSVPGLANLSNKDEVFEKVFLTDASNVNPQATTPKPESQVKEGTLKIPEFYDTVKTLAQTVDVDYYLPGCPPPTKLIVGAVDAIASNNLPPKGSVLAPPKPVCDECPRKRDNKKIGKLYRVYEKEPEPEKCLLEQGILCMGIATRSGCGARCLTADMPCTGCGGKAPNVPEQGAAMITALASILGYEAEPGKETYTQKEIEELISQIKDPTGTFYMYSLPASILKRKVIKK; via the coding sequence ATGAGTAAACCTAAGCTCAAGATAGCCTTTTACTGGGCTGCAAGCTGCGGCGGCTGCGAAATCGCCGTCTTAGACATAAACGAGAAAATCCTCGACGTCGTCCAATTAGCCGACATAGTTTTCTGGCCAGTCGCTATGGACATCAAATACAAAGACGTTGAAGCACTTCCAGATAAGTACATTGATATCACCTTCTTCAACGGCTCCATACGTAACAGTGAACAGGAGCACATGGCAAAATTGCTACGGCAGAAAAGCAAGACTCTTGTAGCTTTCGGCTCATGCGCTCATGAAGGCAGCGTTCCGGGCTTGGCGAACTTGAGCAATAAAGACGAAGTGTTCGAAAAAGTCTTCCTAACTGACGCATCAAACGTTAATCCTCAAGCAACCACTCCTAAACCTGAAAGCCAAGTCAAAGAGGGCACACTCAAAATCCCCGAATTCTACGACACCGTCAAAACCCTCGCCCAAACCGTAGATGTAGATTACTATCTCCCAGGTTGCCCACCGCCAACCAAGCTAATTGTAGGCGCGGTTGATGCAATCGCAAGCAACAACCTGCCGCCAAAAGGCTCCGTGCTTGCTCCACCTAAACCAGTCTGCGATGAATGCCCACGCAAACGTGACAACAAAAAAATCGGTAAACTCTACCGTGTCTACGAGAAAGAGCCTGAACCAGAAAAATGCCTACTGGAACAGGGCATTCTCTGTATGGGTATTGCTACTCGAAGCGGTTGTGGTGCCAGATGTTTAACTGCTGATATGCCTTGTACTGGCTGTGGCGGTAAAGCGCCTAACGTGCCTGAACAGGGTGCAGCTATGATTACTGCTCTTGCTTCGATTTTGGGTTACGAAGCTGAACCGGGAAAAGAGACATATACCCAAAAGGAGATAGAGGAACTCATCAGTCAAATAAAGGACCCGACTGGCACTTTTTACATGTACAGTTTGCCAGCGTCGATTCTTAAAAGAAAGGTGATTAAGAAATGA
- a CDS encoding Ni/Fe hydrogenase subunit alpha, whose amino-acid sequence MKEILIDPITRLEGHGNVSIFLNDKGEVENAYLKIPELRGFEKFCIGRRAELMPQLTSRICGVCPVAHHFAATKALDAAFNVEPPSAAKKLRELMYAAYVIYDHTLHFYYLGGPDFIVGIDAPPEKRNILGVIEKAGMDVAKDVIKHRAYGQKITEIIGGKATHPVCGLPGGISKALSEANRQEIEQMASSCRDFAQFSLKLFHDIVLGNAKYVGLIKSTPYTMPTYYMGTVDENNKVNFYDGKIRVVDPNGKQFAKFEPKDYLKHIGEHVEEWTYSKFPYLKAVGYKGLTAGTDSGLYRVGPLARLNASDGMATPLAQAEYQEMYKTFGGKPVHSTLAFHWARLIELLYATERAVELIKDPEITSTHIRNKPGEPGEGVGVVEAARGTLIHHYTLDKDAMVKDVNLIVATTNNYPSICMSVRDAAKGFIHNGKADQGILNMVEMAFRAYDPCFGCSTHAAVGQMPLTVEVFDAQKRLVDSVSRR is encoded by the coding sequence ATGAAGGAAATTCTAATCGACCCGATCACACGGCTCGAAGGACACGGTAACGTATCCATATTCCTAAACGACAAAGGCGAAGTCGAAAACGCTTACCTGAAAATCCCCGAACTCCGTGGCTTCGAGAAATTCTGCATCGGCAGACGCGCCGAATTAATGCCCCAATTAACCTCGCGCATCTGCGGAGTATGCCCCGTTGCCCATCACTTCGCGGCAACCAAAGCCCTCGATGCAGCCTTCAACGTTGAGCCACCTTCAGCGGCAAAGAAGCTCCGTGAACTCATGTACGCCGCATACGTCATCTATGATCACACACTGCACTTCTACTACTTAGGCGGCCCCGACTTCATCGTTGGCATCGATGCGCCTCCAGAAAAACGTAACATCTTAGGTGTCATCGAAAAGGCAGGTATGGATGTGGCAAAAGACGTCATAAAACACCGCGCTTACGGCCAGAAAATTACTGAAATCATCGGCGGTAAAGCTACTCATCCAGTCTGCGGTTTGCCTGGCGGAATCTCAAAAGCGCTCAGCGAAGCCAACCGCCAAGAAATCGAGCAGATGGCCTCTTCATGCCGAGACTTCGCCCAATTCAGCCTTAAACTATTCCACGACATAGTCTTAGGAAACGCAAAGTATGTGGGTTTAATCAAGAGCACCCCCTACACGATGCCAACTTACTACATGGGCACCGTGGACGAAAACAACAAAGTCAACTTTTACGACGGCAAAATCCGCGTAGTCGACCCCAACGGTAAACAATTCGCCAAATTCGAACCAAAAGACTACCTCAAACACATCGGTGAACACGTCGAAGAATGGACCTACAGCAAGTTCCCATACCTTAAAGCAGTCGGCTACAAGGGACTCACGGCAGGCACAGACAGCGGCTTGTACCGTGTGGGTCCACTTGCACGCTTAAACGCATCAGACGGCATGGCAACCCCGCTGGCACAGGCAGAATACCAAGAAATGTACAAAACCTTCGGCGGCAAACCCGTCCACAGCACTTTGGCTTTCCACTGGGCAAGACTCATCGAGTTACTCTACGCAACGGAACGCGCAGTGGAGCTCATCAAAGACCCCGAAATCACAAGCACCCACATCCGCAACAAACCAGGCGAACCAGGCGAAGGCGTCGGCGTAGTCGAAGCAGCCCGCGGCACGCTCATCCACCACTACACTTTAGACAAGGACGCAATGGTTAAAGACGTAAACCTAATCGTCGCAACAACCAACAATTACCCTTCCATATGTATGAGTGTCCGTGACGCGGCAAAGGGCTTTATCCACAACGGCAAAGCCGACCAAGGTATACTTAACATGGTTGAGATGGCTTTCCGCGCTTACGATCCCTGCTTTGGCTGCTCTACTCACGCCGCAGTGGGGCAGATGCCGCTGACAGTTGAAGTCTTTGACGCACAAAAGCGGCTAGTGGATTCCGTTAGCCGCCGCTGA
- a CDS encoding AIR carboxylase family protein, which yields MTGKALIIMGSERDLDFSREIAKYLKLLGVEYEFRVASAHKTPLTVLEILKEFETQKVIYITVAGRSNALSAFIDGSTTKPVIACPPYSEKYGGADIYSSLRVPSGIGSVVTIEPEAAAIAAAKIFALENPEVLAKVKSYQETKKKDLEAANESVKKLK from the coding sequence ATGACTGGCAAGGCATTAATCATCATGGGTTCCGAGCGGGACCTAGATTTCTCCCGTGAAATCGCAAAATACCTAAAACTTCTCGGTGTAGAATACGAATTCCGCGTGGCCTCCGCACACAAAACCCCACTCACGGTTCTGGAAATCCTCAAAGAATTCGAAACCCAAAAAGTGATTTACATAACCGTTGCAGGACGCTCAAACGCCCTAAGCGCATTCATAGACGGAAGCACCACCAAACCAGTCATCGCCTGTCCACCCTACAGCGAAAAATACGGCGGAGCAGACATTTACTCTTCACTTCGAGTTCCCAGCGGCATCGGTTCAGTGGTTACGATCGAACCTGAAGCCGCAGCAATCGCAGCCGCAAAAATATTCGCCTTAGAAAACCCAGAAGTTCTTGCAAAAGTAAAAAGCTACCAAGAAACCAAGAAAAAAGACCTAGAAGCAGCCAACGAATCAGTAAAAAAACTCAAATAA
- a CDS encoding Lrp/AsnC family transcriptional regulator: MDAKIITSLLGNARKSFVKIAAETNLSTASISDRFSELEKNGVITGSTLQINQKALGRNTIYTIAITVEKEIDEVMNYIRTIPFEIPFIFRDPKNKINFFAGFGEIDEITHLKETLRKNKFVRDLQVETWVGVKNVPENLHLLPNKTNGETTFKRSAEKQKHQLKLDKIDLQIIQKMTENSMQPFIKIANEIGTSINTVSRKYNNLVSNRIIRSVIQIDPKKLGYHAMVVFALSFASQSDMSSVINAVMNIKDTFLVIKTSGNYDLFFQLFVRDIDQLISTQNQVAGIQGISTIESTIYPIPTRWPLPGEYISTF, from the coding sequence ATAGACGCAAAAATAATTACATCTCTTCTAGGCAACGCAAGAAAAAGTTTCGTGAAAATCGCGGCTGAAACTAACTTATCCACCGCATCAATAAGTGATCGCTTCTCCGAACTTGAGAAAAATGGAGTAATCACAGGTTCTACGCTCCAAATAAATCAAAAAGCGTTAGGCAGAAATACAATATACACAATAGCAATCACCGTGGAAAAAGAAATCGATGAAGTAATGAATTATATACGAACAATTCCCTTTGAGATCCCATTTATATTTCGAGACCCAAAAAATAAGATAAACTTTTTTGCAGGCTTCGGCGAAATCGATGAGATAACCCATTTGAAGGAAACCTTGAGGAAAAATAAGTTTGTACGCGATTTACAAGTTGAAACATGGGTTGGAGTAAAAAATGTGCCTGAAAATCTGCATTTATTACCGAACAAAACGAATGGGGAAACAACTTTTAAAAGATCTGCTGAAAAACAAAAGCACCAATTAAAACTGGACAAAATAGATTTACAAATAATTCAAAAAATGACTGAAAACAGTATGCAACCATTCATCAAAATAGCCAATGAAATCGGCACATCAATAAATACGGTATCCAGAAAATACAACAACCTGGTTAGCAACCGAATAATAAGGTCAGTTATTCAGATTGACCCTAAAAAACTTGGCTACCACGCCATGGTGGTTTTTGCTTTATCATTTGCATCTCAAAGTGACATGTCCTCAGTGATCAACGCTGTGATGAATATAAAAGATACATTTCTTGTCATCAAAACAAGCGGCAACTACGACCTTTTCTTCCAGCTCTTTGTCAGAGATATAGACCAACTAATTTCCACGCAAAACCAAGTTGCAGGGATCCAGGGAATATCAACAATTGAAAGTACAATTTACCCAATTCCCACTCGATGGCCTCTTCCAGGAGAATACATATCTACATTTTAA
- a CDS encoding CoB--CoM heterodisulfide reductase iron-sulfur subunit B family protein, which translates to MTNSKYLIFLGCAIPYRVSSFEISSRKVLSKLGVELVEMPEFNCCGLPFDPVSHETMLILAAKNLAIAEQVGLNILTLCPGCAGTLKKVNKILKADKALKEKINSHLKEAGLEFKGTVETKHLLQLLKEDVGVKKIKASVTRPLSGLKVAEHNGCHILRPKEFIGFDDPEDPQTLKMLIEATGATCLDYIDETECCGAPSVGVSDKIALQLARDKLNHIKMVEAQALVTICPFCHIMYDTNELRIEKTFNEVYGIPILHYPQLLGLAMGMSPEELAFSELRVNAKKIVEQFATQGAKQ; encoded by the coding sequence GTGACCAACAGTAAGTACCTGATTTTCCTCGGATGCGCAATCCCCTATCGCGTTTCCTCTTTTGAGATTTCTTCACGCAAAGTTCTCTCTAAGCTGGGTGTGGAGTTGGTGGAGATGCCTGAATTCAACTGTTGCGGCTTGCCCTTTGACCCAGTCAGCCATGAAACCATGCTGATTTTAGCGGCTAAGAATCTTGCGATTGCTGAACAAGTCGGCTTAAACATCCTCACGCTTTGCCCAGGATGCGCAGGTACACTCAAGAAAGTCAACAAAATATTGAAAGCCGACAAAGCGCTTAAAGAAAAAATTAACAGCCACCTAAAAGAAGCAGGTCTAGAATTCAAGGGCACGGTTGAAACCAAACATCTTCTACAGTTGCTCAAAGAGGATGTGGGTGTAAAAAAAATCAAAGCCTCAGTCACACGCCCACTTAGTGGCCTTAAAGTTGCCGAGCACAATGGCTGCCATATACTGCGCCCCAAAGAGTTCATTGGTTTTGATGACCCTGAAGACCCGCAGACGCTTAAGATGCTCATCGAAGCCACAGGCGCCACTTGTCTTGACTACATTGATGAAACGGAATGTTGTGGTGCGCCAAGCGTTGGTGTGAGCGACAAAATTGCTCTTCAACTTGCGCGGGATAAGCTCAATCACATAAAGATGGTTGAAGCGCAGGCTTTGGTTACGATTTGCCCGTTTTGCCACATAATGTACGATACAAATGAGCTTCGGATAGAGAAAACTTTTAACGAAGTCTACGGCATTCCAATTCTTCATTATCCGCAACTACTTGGGTTAGCTATGGGTATGTCGCCGGAAGAGTTAGCTTTCAGCGAACTTCGAGTTAACGCCAAAAAGATAGTTGAACAATTCGCCACTCAGGGAGCAAAACAATGA